One Solibacillus sp. R5-41 DNA segment encodes these proteins:
- a CDS encoding asparagine synthase, producing MNNIREGLIPTILGSAVTVAGIALKQKSNSNNMIAHTVFGFGLAHIVLGAIDLVEHRR from the coding sequence ATGAACAACATTCGTGAAGGTTTAATCCCAACTATTCTAGGTTCTGCTGTTACTGTGGCTGGAATTGCACTAAAGCAAAAAAGCAATTCTAATAACATGATTGCACACACTGTATTCGGATTCGGTTTAGCGCACATCGTGTTGGGTGCAATTGACCTTGTAGAACATCGTCGTTAG
- a CDS encoding methyl-accepting chemotaxis protein, whose translation MLILLMGGAIGFLVIQSSSKLVIQSISKQATKIGEYTLSQVDVEKYSVILQDKKENDYFKQLQDNFEEISVANGLNYLYTMSREKTDSGYEYFYVITGDAVALGDIEVNGAEYDKMVQTFETGQTSEPEISSDDFGNLLSIYIPIKDKSGEVISVLGVDYNATDIFNLEKKNGLKMVLLTGIFLIISIIIIFIFSKIVTKPLESLTKQAKKISEGDLNFHVKTEGKDEISELSRSFEKMVVDLREIIADINSTTVTMNDTTQELSEFVKTTEEASGNITQSMEETAIGIEKQSGEVNNILEMMSNMMTFLHEGVAQVKRTVENAKISTDTAEKGKASMREATVQLHELIKTVESATETVQSLAKRSDEVGEIINVISDIANQTNLLALNAAIEAARAGENGKGFAVVADEVRKLAEQSQSAANKIIDLIESIQKETNETVVKMEQNLKAVQKQEQLIDQGDEALNVIVNMVGQTEKDTNQIEDVFNDLQKDSQKVLEALETISAVIEENTAVTEEVATASRNQSTVISRIVENVHKVEGISKVLKNKVDKFKL comes from the coding sequence GTGTTAATTTTACTAATGGGGGGGGCTATTGGTTTTCTTGTTATTCAGTCCTCTTCTAAATTAGTCATTCAATCCATAAGTAAGCAAGCGACTAAAATAGGAGAATATACACTTAGTCAAGTGGATGTAGAAAAATATAGTGTTATTTTACAAGACAAAAAAGAAAACGATTATTTTAAACAATTACAAGACAATTTTGAGGAAATAAGCGTAGCAAATGGTTTGAATTATCTTTATACAATGAGCAGAGAGAAAACAGACAGTGGTTATGAATATTTTTATGTTATTACAGGGGATGCGGTTGCTTTAGGTGATATTGAAGTAAACGGTGCAGAGTATGACAAGATGGTGCAAACTTTTGAGACAGGACAAACAAGTGAACCTGAAATATCCTCTGACGATTTCGGGAATTTACTTTCAATATACATACCAATTAAGGATAAATCCGGGGAAGTTATTAGTGTATTAGGCGTGGATTACAATGCAACAGATATTTTCAATTTAGAGAAAAAGAATGGGTTGAAAATGGTTCTACTTACAGGTATTTTTCTGATTATTAGTATAATTATTATTTTTATTTTTTCTAAAATAGTCACTAAACCTTTAGAAAGCTTAACGAAGCAAGCAAAGAAAATTTCTGAAGGAGACTTAAATTTCCATGTAAAAACGGAAGGCAAGGATGAAATAAGTGAATTGTCACGTTCATTTGAAAAAATGGTTGTCGACCTAAGAGAAATTATTGCAGATATTAATTCAACAACAGTTACAATGAATGATACGACACAAGAGCTCAGCGAATTTGTAAAAACAACTGAAGAAGCATCGGGTAATATTACACAATCAATGGAAGAAACAGCTATAGGAATAGAAAAGCAATCCGGAGAAGTGAATAATATTTTAGAAATGATGTCAAATATGATGACTTTTCTACATGAAGGAGTTGCCCAAGTAAAGAGAACTGTTGAAAATGCCAAAATTTCAACAGATACAGCAGAAAAGGGCAAGGCATCAATGCGTGAAGCCACAGTTCAACTTCATGAGTTAATTAAAACTGTAGAATCTGCAACTGAAACGGTTCAAAGTTTAGCCAAGCGTTCCGATGAGGTAGGAGAAATTATTAATGTAATTTCTGACATAGCAAATCAAACAAATTTACTTGCTTTAAATGCAGCAATTGAAGCGGCAAGAGCAGGGGAAAATGGAAAAGGATTTGCCGTTGTGGCAGATGAAGTTCGAAAACTGGCTGAGCAATCTCAATCAGCTGCCAATAAAATAATTGATTTAATTGAATCTATCCAAAAAGAGACGAATGAAACAGTGGTTAAGATGGAACAAAACTTGAAGGCTGTTCAAAAGCAAGAGCAATTGATTGACCAAGGAGACGAAGCCTTAAATGTGATTGTTAACATGGTAGGGCAAACGGAAAAGGATACGAATCAGATTGAAGATGTCTTTAATGATCTTCAAAAAGATTCTCAAAAAGTTTTGGAAGCTTTAGAAACAATCTCAGCTGTCATTGAAGAAAATACAGCGGTTACGGAGGAAGTGGCTACAGCTTCAAGAAATCAATCAACCGTAATTAGCCGCATTGTCGAAAATGTGCATAAAGTTGAAGGGATATCTAAAGTTCTTAAAAATAAAGTAGATAAGTTTAAATTATAA